The Trichomycterus rosablanca isolate fTriRos1 chromosome 15, fTriRos1.hap1, whole genome shotgun sequence genome contains a region encoding:
- the LOC134328397 gene encoding histone H1-like, whose protein sequence is MVEEAPAPASSAPAKAPKKKTAAKPKKAGPSVGELIVKAVSASKERSGVSLAALKKALSAGGYDVEKNNSRVKLAVKSLVTKGILVQTKGTGASGSFKLNKKQTEAKKPAAKKAAAPKVKKAAKKPAAAKKPKKVTAKKPAAKKSPKKPAAAAKKATKSPKKAKKPATPKKAAKSPKKAKAAKPKTAKPKAAKAKKAAPKKK, encoded by the coding sequence atggtagaagaagctccagcaccggccagctcggcccccgccaaggctcctaaaaagaagaccgcggccaaacccaagaaagcgggtcccagcgtcggcgagctgatcgtcaaagctgtttccgcttccaaggagaggagcggcgtgtccctggccgccctgaagaaagctctgtctgcaggtggatacgacgtggagaagaacaactcccgcgtcaaactcgccgtcaaaagcctggtgaccaagggcatcctggtgcagaccaagggcaccggcgcctcaggctctttcaagctcaacaagaagcagaccgaggcgAAGAAGCCCGCGGCCAAAAAAGCCGCCGCTCCTAAAGTGAAAAAAGCCGCAAAGAAACCCGCTGCTGCAAAGAAGCCCAAGAAGGTAACAGCCAAGAAGCCCGCCGCTAAGAAGTCCCCCAAGAAACCCGCTGCTGCCGCTAAGAAAGCCACCAAGAGCCCCAAGAAGGCTAAGAAGCCGGCGACCCCCAAGAAGGCAGCCAAGAGTCCTAAAAAAGCCAAGGCAGCCAAACCCAAGACCGCTAAGCCCAAAGCGGCCAAGGCCAAAAAAGCTGCACCCAAAAAGAAGTAA
- the LOC134328398 gene encoding histone H1-like yields the protein MVEEAPAPASSAPAKAPKKKTATKPKKAGPSVGELIVKAVSASKERSGVSLAALKKALSAGGYDVEKNNSRVKLAVKSLVTKDILVQTKGTGASGSFKLNKKQTEAKKPAAKKAAAPKVKKAAKKPAAAKKPKKVTAKKPAAKKSPKKVKKPAAAAKKATKSPKKAKKPATPKKAKKPATPKKAAKSPKKAKAAKPKTAKPKATKAKKAAPKKRRHS from the exons atggtagaagaagctccagcaccggccagctcggcccccgccaaggctcctaaaaagaagaccgcgaccaaacccaagaaagcgggtcccagcgtcggcgagctgatcgtcaaagctgtttccgcttccaaggagaggagcggcgtgtccctggccgccctgaagaaagctctgtctgcaggtggatacgacgtggagaagaacaactcccgcgtcaaactcgccgtcaaaagcctggtgaccaaggacatcctggtgcagaccaagggcaccggcgcctcaggatctttcaagctcaacaagaagcagaccgaggcgaagaaacccgcggccaaaaaagccgccgctcctaaagtgaaaaaggccgcaaagaaacccgccgctgcaaagaagcccaagaaggtaacagccaagaagcccgccgctaagaagtcccccaagaaggtcaagaaacccgctgctgccgctaagaaagccaccaagagccccaagaaggctaagaagccggcgacccccaagaaggctaagaagccggcgacccccaagaaggcagccaagagtcctaaaaaagccaaggcagccaaacccaagaccgctaagcccaaagcgaccaaggccaaaaaagctgcacccaaga aGCGAAGGCACAGCTGA